A DNA window from Drosophila sechellia strain sech25 chromosome X, ASM438219v1, whole genome shotgun sequence contains the following coding sequences:
- the LOC6614820 gene encoding 3-hydroxyacyl-CoA dehydrogenase type-2, whose product MIKNAVSLVTGGASGLGRATAERLAKQGASVILTDLPSSKGNEVAKELGDKVVFVPVDVTSEKDVSAALQTAKDKFGRLDLTVNCAGTATAVKTFNFNKNVAHRLEDFQRVININTVGTFNVIRLSAGLMGANEPNQDGQRGVIVNTASVAAFDGQIGQAAYSASKAAVVGMTLPIARDLSTQGIRICTIAPGLFNTPMLAALPEKVRTFLAKSIPFPQRLGEPSEYAHLVQAIYENPLLNGEVIRIDGALRMMP is encoded by the exons ATGATCAAG AACGCCGTTTCCCTGGTGACCGGAGGAGCCTCTGGACTGGGCCGCGCCACCGCCGAGCGCCTGGCCAAGCAGGGCGCCAGCGTGATCCTGACCGATCTGCCCTCCTCCAAGGGCAACGAGGTGGCCAAGGAGCTGGGCGACAAGGTGGTCTTCGTGCCCGTGGACGTGACCTCCGAGAAGGATGTGAGCGCCGCTCTGCAGACGGCCAAGGATAAGTTCGGTCGTCTGGATCTGACTGTGAACTGTGCAGGCACAGCCACCGCGGTGAAGACGTTCAACTTCAACAAGAACGTGGCGCACCGTCTTGAGGACTTCCAGCGGGTGATCAACATCAATACGGTTGGCACGTTCAATGTGATCCGTCTGTCCGCCGGACTGATGGGCGCCAATGAGCCCAACCAGGATGGACAGCGCGGCGTGATTGTGAACACCGCCTCGGTGGCTGCCTTCGATGGCCAGATCGGCCAGGCGGCCTACTCTGCCTCCAAGGCAGCCGTGGTGGGCATGACCCTGCCAATTGCCCGTGACCTGAGCACCCAGGGCATCCGTATCTGCACCATTGCACCGGGTTTGTTCAACACACCCATGCTGGCCGCCCTGCCAGAGAAGGTGCGCACCTTCCTGGCCAAGTCCATACCGTTCCCGCAGCGCCTGGGCGAGCCCAGTGAGTACGCCCACCTGGTGCAGGCCATCTACGAGAATCCGCTGCTCAACGGCGAGGTTATCCGCATCGATGGTGCCCTGCGCATGATGCCCTAG
- the LOC6614823 gene encoding multivesicular body subunit 12A — MNKVGKHIQSGIGGAPNAALSTAALLGTPLEATNGAGSASTTNVFNSIMSFLPDNRPITSLHIVEDFERCPKNFSAISRTYDQDSDADLWRDYSLFGRQNTRYLCLSKSEGLPEYVVETLQVILDKTPPPKEFSQVSRTADSDQKAWRKRQLIYKLSKRGTVTQAVTDIILCSKLKAAPDGFKLAGDINGVLICYKTSAIPVRLSPPVPGGGLPAPATCEVEQALNRLNLQGQRNSRGPLPQPPTEHHDYEEIQANYQIKSPQRPAPPRPACSGGGHGTYGGTGTLGTYTELEGVPFAMDVRLQRNQAVNDIPTLPEISTLLKSLDYDFQLERQILCTMKSSASKNPFFK, encoded by the exons ATGAACAAAGTGGGCAAGCACATCCAAAGCGGCATCGGTGGAGCACCCAACGCGGCATTGTCCACGGCAGCTCTACTGGGTACTCCGCTGGAGGCGACCAATGGAGCTGGCTCGGCCAGCACAACCAATGTGTTCAACTCCATCATGAGCTTCCTGCCGGACAATCGACCCATCACCTCGCTGCACATCGTCGAAGATTTCGAGCG CTGCCCGAAGAACTTCAGTGCCATAAGCCGCACCTACGACCAGGATTCGGATGCGGACCTATGGCGCGACTACAGTCTGTTCGGACGCCAGAACACACGCTACCTCTGCCTGTCCAAGTCCGAGGGCCTGCCGGAATACGTGGTGGAGACCCTACA AGTGATTTTGGATAAAACGCCGCCGCCCAAGGAATTCTCGCAGGTCTCCCGCACTGCCGACAGCGACCAGAAGGCCTGGCGCAAGCGGCAGCTGATCTACAAGCTCTCCAAGCGCGGCACTGTGACCCAGGCGGTCACCGACATAATACTCTGCTCCAAGTTGAAGGCAGCGCCCGATGGCTTTAAGCTGGCCGGCGATATCAACGGAGTGCTTATCTGCTACAAAACGAGCGCGATCCCAGTGCGCCTCTCGCCGCCAGTGCCAGGTGGAGGATTGCCAGCTCCAGCCACCTGCGAGGTGGAGCAGGCCCTGAACCGCCTGAATCTCCAGGGCCAACGCAACTCACGTGGACCA CTGCCACAACCACCGACTGAACACCATGACTATGAGGAGATCCAAGCCAACTATCAAATAAAGTCGCCACAGCGACCGGCTCCACCGCGGCCAGCGTGTTCCGGAGGAGGACACGGTACTTACGGCGGAACGGGCACCTTGGGCACCTACACCGAGCTGGAGGGAGTGCCTTTCGCCATGGACGTTAGGCTGCAGCGCAACCAAGCTGTGAATGAT ATACCTACACTGCCAGAAATCTCTACGCTGCTCAAGTCCCTGGACTATGACTTTCAGCTGGAACGTCAGATCTTGTGCACCATGAAGTCATCGGCATCTAAGAACCCGTTCTTTAAGTAA
- the LOC6614824 gene encoding transcription initiation factor TFIID subunit 8 encodes MEKVEAVTVPNVDPYRRILNKAVSQLLVDKGAGQASNQSLETLTQMLQALLWEIGNSAHNYCELSGRTMPTVGDVSLALINMGISISNLDPYMRKETHVPIPLPPQQTQQRPLSLLQAGIKAPHPHYVPSYFPPMPDPHAYIRTPTHKQPVTEYEAIREKAACQKRDIEKALTKFLCKTTETNNLFPTEDNMFPLIACKPAFPPYAAALNPTDQVFDFEELEYHYLVANRTEDEPSKDEGEEGDSENEEMDGDKSKEEKPEIDIKPNSNTNKAILDNPNIDNPYLRAATLPKRAKNCPTPGTMPSRSLATTAPTIRTPSILEITKTSLQE; translated from the exons ATGGAGAAGGTGGAGGCGGTAACAGTGCCCAATGTGGATCCCTATCGGCGGATCCTAAACAAGGCTGTGTCCCAGCTTCTGGTGGACAAGGGCGCCGGCCAGGCGAGCAACCAAAGCCTGGAGACGCTAACCCAGATGCTGCAGGCGT TGCTCTGGGAGATCGGCAACTCAGCGCATAACTACTGCGAGCTAAGTGGACGCACCATGCCCACCGTGGGCGATGTCAGTTTGGCCCTGATCAACATGGGCATCTCGATCTCCAATTTGGATCCGTACATGCGCAAGGAGACGCACGTGCCCATTCCACTGCCCCCACAACAGACGCAGCAGCGCCCGCTGAGTCTGTTGCAAGCGGGCATCAAGGCCCCGCATCCCCACTATGTGCCCAGCTACTTTCCGCCCATGCCGGATCCGCACGCCTACATACGGACGCCCACTCACAAGCAGCCGGTTACAGAGTACGAGGCCATCAGGGAGAAGGCCGCCTGCCAGAAGCGGGACATCGAGAAGGCGCTCACAAAGTTCCTCTGCAAGACCACGGAGACGAACAACCTCTTTCCCACCGAGGACAACATGTTTCCTT taaTTGCCTGCAAACCGGCCTTTCCTCCCTATGCAGCCGCTTTAAATCCCACAGATCAGGTGTTCGACTTCGAAGAGCTGGAGTACCACTATCTGGTGGCCAATCGCACAGAAGATGAGCCCAGCAAAG ATGAGGGCGAAGAGGGCGATAGCGAGAACGAGGAGATGGATGGCGACAAGTCCAAGGAGGAGAAGCCCGAGATAGATATCAAGCCCAATTCCAACACGAACAAGGCAATTTTGGACAACCCCAACATCGATAATCCCTATTTGCGGGCGGCTACTCTGCCCAAGCGAGCCAAAAATTGCCCAACACCCGGAACCATGCCCAGCAGGAGTCTGGCCACCACGGCGCCAACGATACGAACGCCCTCCATTCTGGAGATAACCAAAACTAGCCTTCAAGAGTAG
- the LOC6614819 gene encoding transcriptional protein SWT1 has protein sequence MSLGGESKHTPKLSNLRLLDDDQLVRIVRTPRPSNGLGQHPAQDRLKRLQAQLKRMQDNEKEQGTTNRSTHSSLAARRSCASTSTPQRILKVPAKVARNAWEKPKALVDANRLKAGRSQPANQRLMLLRASLQQKQQCEERNNNIVPKINEEVIEKQPEICNITNTSAFGSTASDMEVEPMEWQDSIEEEATQKNQDEAKEGDDTLLMLQAESIEEEAPQKDQDETKEEDDTLLMLQAADAEELPPRLVDYMYFVLDTNVLIHNHKFVERLTDVVLPGTVGSMLYLPYIVIKELDKLKYKYESDCLKRVIAVRAIRFLNTKFDESLQIQAQSALEEADHLIKIDCPDDSIVNCCLQLQEQVPHMMLLTNDANLRLKANASDIKVSSRSALMSTYADEFAGFGD, from the exons ATGTCGCTCGGTGGAGAAAGCAAGCACACTCCAAAGCTATCCAATCTGAGGCTTTTGGACGACGACCAGCTGGTTAGGATCGTCAGGACGCCACGTCCGTCAAATG GATTGGGCCAGCATCCCGCACAGGATCGCCTCAAGCGCCTGCAGGCCCAACTGAAGCGGATGCAGGACAACGAGAAGGAGCAGGGGACCACCAATCGGAGCACCCACAGTTCCTTGGCAGCTCGTCGTTCATGTGCGTCCACATCTACACCCCAGCGAATCCTAAAGGTGCCGGCCAAGGTGGCCAGGAATGCCTGGGAAAAGCCAAAAGCCCTGGTGGATGCCAATCGCCTGAAGGCGGGACGTAGCCAACCTG CCAACCAGCGTCTCATGCTATTAAGAGCTTCgctgcagcagaagcagcaatgCGAGGAGCGCAACAACAATATTGTGCCCAAGATCAACGAAGAGGTGATCGAAAAACAACCAGAGATCTGCAACATCACAAATACAAGTGCATTTGGCTCGACGGCCAGCGATATGGAGGTCGAGCCCATGGAATGGCAGGATTCCATTGAAGAGGAGGCTACACAAAAGAATCAGGATGAGGCTAAGGAAGGGGACGATACTCTATTGATGTTGCAGGCGGAGTCCATTGAAGAGGAGGCTCCACAGAAGGATCAGGATGAGACGAAGGAAGAGGACGACACTCTATTGATGCTGCAGGCGGCCGATGCCGAGGAGCTGCCCCCAAGGCTTGTGGATTACATGTACTTTGTGCTAGACACCAACGTTCTCATACACAACCACAAGTTCGTGGAAAGACTGACCGATGTGGTGCTCCCTGGCACGGTGGGGAGCATGCTGTACCTTCCCTACATAGTAATCAAAGAGCTGGACAAGCTGAAGTACAAGTACGAGTCGGACTGCCTGAAGCGCGTGATTGCCGTGCGAGCAATACGCTTTTTGAACACCAAGTTCGACGAGAGCTTGCAAATACAAG CTCAATCTGCTTTGGAGGAGGCGGATCACCTGATCAAGATCGATTGCCCGGACGATAGCATTGTGAATTGCTGCCTGCAGCTGCAGGAGCAGGTTCCCCACATGATGCTGCTCACCAACGACGCGAACCTCCGGCTCAAGGCCAATGCCTCCGACATAAAGGTCTCCAGTCGCTCCGCTCTGATGTCCACCTATGCGGATGAGTTCGCTGGCTTCGGCGATTAA
- the LOC6614822 gene encoding LOW QUALITY PROTEIN: rho GTPase-activating protein 22 (The sequence of the model RefSeq protein was modified relative to this genomic sequence to represent the inferred CDS: inserted 2 bases in 2 codons): MQTTTSQRPVTPGTPDSAHIVIGAAGFVAHERRQTGKTLMNCFRDRSTTSSSSSQAQHAYVRGHSVTSSTLFRLEGSGGSNCTLDKAGKQDSGRPEAVVLLRELKTRPNKLALLKSSSSKDLTRLFLDDSTNTAVLVSNTSIDVCSSNSSSGGSPAVGRSKSGRDRRNGLECCSSCSKRWHDLKQRMHTLEQDLLVQTTYSQELEQKVGEMSRQLTELLQERDRERDKDKPRFAAAGGVAAPGKRTAHGSPNVRPSRLVAWMNLSNWFKSRPSVETLREQRIFFDEPCFDTDLEMVLKHDQHRTVPRIVVDCCDLIEQKYRRSTQPIEGIYRQCGDYNKIQTLRFSIDAIDYDSLRQPDVDIHTLTGVLKLFLREIKSPLVSVNEAKTFIGQPNQWLLTDLSAKLDSLKRLIRSLPESNRDTMEYIFGHFNRITKVPLQQISAETLSISVTPSIFHTVPQGVHMQDIQQLLREGETLADCVKLMIEYQGRIFDYVSSKQTAHLLCCCVERFANHSKTXNPQPEPPLYLPHLYXTPESISNPDHVVYRCTADRRRLSMRNLKKTLSQPDLLFHNLF; the protein is encoded by the exons ATGCAGACGACGACAAGTCAGCGGCCAGTAACGCCTGGCACTCCAGACTCGGCGCATATCGTAATCGGCGCCGCGGGATTCGTGGCACACGAGAGACGCCAGACCGGAAAGACCCTGATGAATTGCTTTCGCGATCGTTCCACgacgtcgtcgtcatcgtcgcaGGCCCAACACGCCTATGTGCGTGGTCACAGCGTCACCTCGAGCACTCTGTTTCGCCTGGAGGGCAGTGGTGGCTCCAATTGCACCTTGGACAAGGCGGGCAAGCAGGATAGCGGGCGGCCCGAGGCGGTCGTCCTACTCAGAGAGCTGAAAACCAGACCCAACAAGCTGGCGCTGCtcaagagcagcagcagcaaggatCTGACCCGCCTGTTTCTGGACGATTCAACCAACACAGCCGTGCTGGTGTCCAACACCAGCATAGATGTCTGCTCCTCGAATTCCAGCTCTGGCGGCAGTCCGGCGGTGGGCAGGTCCAAGTCCGGCAGGGATCGCCGCAATGGACTGGagtgctgcagcagctgctccaaGCGCTGGCACGATCTCAAGCAGCGTATGCATACTCTGGAGCAGGATCTGCTCGTCCAAACCACATACAgccaggagctggagcagaaGGTGGGCGAGATGAGTCGCCAGTTGACGGAACTGCTGCAGGAACGCGACAGGGAGAGGGACAAGGATAAGCCGCGCTTCGCAGCCGCAGGCGGCGTTGCTGCGCCTGGCAAGCGGACTGCTCACGGCAGTCCCAATGTCCGACCCTCGCGCCTGGTGGCCTGGATGAACCTGTCCAATTGGTTCAAGAGCAGACCCAGCGTGGAAACGCTGCGGGAACAGCGCATCTTCTTCGACGAGCCCTGCTTCGATACGGACCTGGAGATGGTCCTCAAGCACGACCAGCACCGCACTGTGCCGCGCATCGTTGTGGACTGCTGCGATCTTATCGAGCAAAAGTACCGCAGATCCACGCAGCCCATCGAGGGCATCTATCGGCAGTGCGGTGACTACAATAAAATCCAAACGCTGCGCTTCAGCATCGACGCCATCGACTACGATTCACTGCGTCAGCCGGACGTCGATATACACACGTTGACCGGCGTGCTGAAGCTCTTCCTGCGCGAAATCAAGAGTCCGCTGGTCAGTGTCAACGAGGCCAAGACCTTCATTGGACAGCCCAATCAGTGGT TATTAACCGATCTGTCAGCGAAGTTGGACTCCCTGAAAAGACTGATTCGTTCGCTGCCGGAGAGCAACCGGGACACCATGGAATACATCTTCGGGCACTTCAATAG AATAACCAAGGTGCCGCTGCAGCAGATTAGCGCGGAAACGCTGTCCATATCGGTGACGCCGTCGATTTTCCACACGGTGCCGCAGGGCGTCCACATGCAGGATATCCAGCAACTTTTGCGCGAGGGCGAAACGCTGGCCGACTGCGTCAAGCTGATGATCGAGTACCAGGGGCGCATATTCGA TTACGTCTCATCCAAACAAACCGCTCACCTACTGTGCTGTTGTGTCGAACGCTTTGCTAACCACTCGAAAA GAAATCCTCAACCTGAACCCCCACTGTACCTGCCACACCTAT CCACTCCCGAATCCATTTCCAATCCCGATCACGTCGTCTACAGATGCACCGCCGATCGCCGCCGCCTGAGCATGCGCAACCTGAAGAAGACTCTGTCGCAGCCGGACCTGCTCTTCCACAATCTATTTTAA
- the LOC6614818 gene encoding transcriptional adapter 3-B translates to MSANLKNIKLAHFSGSLGSGGFGISASSGGAGKLPTNGTGGGKSAPASTFLDSEVLATPGGVVIPIIRTRDVPKLLPTIAAALQRPADDHLAAEDLDAVQLELEQMLSNVALRSRVLKAEYDSLDKDEKRQDRRKLDRVPGSPPCPASMLNGLLGIGSNSSTSLGSPLGGGGASTSSQSKRKRDEPTGVRKKHSSMTILKQQGVSGGTSKHQAKNSPLAVHTDDSMDYLPTLVAANASGSVLPHHQPLPQLPKMSVPKNDTPNKFWLSVEPYCMPLTNEDLRLIDDLLEQYWGPLVPPVPPLGPHYSTVWAQEDMKALQPGGARIKSNNSSGMLKKAEGMVEESITGPLTQRLVSALMEESLMTLPSEQAAVGEHSNSTTSSSNENTHSHSSSSANAAAAAASGNFRSLAMMKHGVGIEQRLKKTLIENGLIDASEFAAHEDVDEVLMEIKRVTTEISTISQFNSEELKRLRAVASEEIKRIAIKQKLDMVDQEILECYKRMLQYRAKRKGHTIEEKQEILRLTNEQRLLADQLERMQMHLPSIGGSGSSLLEPKM, encoded by the coding sequence ATGAGTGCGAACCTGAAGAACATCAAACTGGCCCACTTCAGTGGTTCGCTCGGTTCCGGTGGCTTTGGCATCTCTGCGTCATCCGGAGGAGCTGGAAAACTGCCTACAAATGGCACAGGTGGCGGTAAATCCGCGCCAGCGAGCACCTTCCTGGACTCCGAGGTACTGGCCACGCCCGGAGGCGTCGTTATACCCATAATTCGCACTCGGGATGTGCCCAAACTGCTGCCCACCATTGCAGCCGCACTGCAGCGTCCGGCGGATGATCATTTGGCGGCCGAGGATCTGGACGCAGTGCAACTGGAGCTGGAACAGATGCTCTCCAATGTGGCGCTGCGCTCGCGCGTCCTGAAAGCGGAGTATGATAGCCTGGACAAGGATGAGAAGCGCCAGGATCGCAGAAAGCTCGACCGTGTGCCTGGATCGCCACCTTGTCCGGCCAGCATGCTCAACGGCCTGCTGGGCATCGGCAGCAACTCGTCGACAAGTCTGGGCAGCCCGCTGGGCGGCGGAGGCGCCTCAACCTCTAGCCAGTCCAAGCGCAAGCGAGATGAGCCAACGGGCGTGCGCAAGAAGCACTCTTCGATGACCATTCTCAAGCAACAGGGCGTTTCCGGCGGCACCTCGAAGCACCAGGCCAAGAACAGCCCCTTGGCCGTGCACACCGATGACAGCATGGACTATCTGCCCACACTGGTGGCCGCCAATGCCTCTGGATCCGTGCTGCCGCATCACCAGCCGCTGCCGCAGCTACCGAAGATGTCGGTGCCCAAGAACGATACGCCCAACAAGTTCTGGCTATCCGTGGAGCCCTACTGCATGCCACTAACCAACGAGGATCTGCGCCTAATCGATGACCTGCTGGAGCAGTATTGGGGTCCACTGGTGCCGCCGGTGCCCCCTCTGGGTCCTCACTACTCCACCGTTTGGGCCCAGGAGGATATGAAGGCGCTGCAGCCGGGAGGAGCACGAATCAAGTCGAACAATTCCAGCGGAATGCTTAAAAAGGCCGAAGGCATGGTGGAGGAGAGCATCACTGGTCCACTCACCCAGCGATTGGTGTCCGCATTGATGGAGGAGTCGCTGATGACGCTGCCCAGCGAACAGGCCGCCGTGGGCGAGCACAGCAACAGCAccacgagcagcagcaacgagAACACCCACTCGCACTCCTCGTCCTCGGCAAATgctgccgcagcagctgctTCCGGGAACTTCCGATCCCTCGCCATGATGAAACACGGCGTGGGAATCGAACAGCGCCTGAAGAAGACTCTCATCGAGAACGGACTGATCGATGCCAGTGAGTTTGCGGCCCACGAAGACGTGGACGAGGTGCTGATGGAGATCAAGCGCGTGACGACCGAGATCAGCACTATTTCTCAGTTCAACAGCGAGGAATTGAAGCGACTGCGTGCCGTTGCCAGCGAGGAAATCAAGCGCATTGCCATCAAACAGAAATTGGACATGGTGGACCAGGAGATACTCGAGTGCTACAAACGAATGCTGCAGTATCGGGCCAAGCGCAAGGGCCACACCATCGAGGAGAAGCAGGAGATACTGCGGCTGACCAACGAGCAGCGCCTGCTGGCGGATCAGCTGGAGCGCATGCAGATGCATCTGCCCAGCATCGGCGGCTCCGGCAGCTCCCTGCTCGAGCCAAAGATGTAG